One window from the genome of Thermodesulfobacteriota bacterium encodes:
- a CDS encoding citrate (Si)-synthase produces MSKLKDLLRQKIEEHRPRVQKLLKEHGQALIDKVTIEQAIGGARDVKCLVSDISYLDPQEGIRFRGKTIPETFADLPKLPGKDYPLVEGFWYFLLTGEVPTMKDAREVMADLRERSRVPLYVFDILRAMARDSHPMALFSTAILSMQRESVFVKRYNEGMRKTEYWEPMYEDSMNLLARLPEIAAYIYRMKYRSDTPIGPDRSLDMGANFAQMMGFPEPYDDVARMYFVIHSDHEVGNASAHTVHLVASTLSDAYYAFSAGMNSLAGPLHGLANQEVLMWVQGVMKEMGGKLPTKDQLKKFLWDTLNAGRVIPGYGHAVLRRTDPRYTAQMEFCQKNLPDFPMFQLTNLIYQVAPGVLREHGKAKNPWPNVDAQSGVIQWYYGLTEYDFYTVLFGVGRALGTLANVTWDRALGYPLERPKSVTTEMLEQWAAEGGRQMA; encoded by the coding sequence ATGTCGAAACTGAAGGATTTGCTTAGGCAGAAGATCGAGGAGCACCGTCCCCGCGTCCAGAAGCTTCTCAAGGAGCACGGGCAGGCGCTTATCGACAAGGTGACCATCGAGCAGGCCATCGGCGGCGCGCGCGACGTCAAGTGCCTCGTGTCCGACATCTCGTACCTCGATCCGCAGGAAGGGATCCGGTTCCGGGGGAAGACCATCCCGGAGACCTTCGCGGACCTGCCGAAGCTTCCCGGCAAGGACTACCCGCTCGTCGAGGGGTTCTGGTACTTCCTCCTCACCGGGGAGGTGCCGACGATGAAGGACGCCCGGGAGGTCATGGCGGACCTGCGCGAGCGCTCCCGCGTCCCGCTTTACGTGTTCGACATCCTCCGGGCGATGGCGCGCGACTCCCACCCGATGGCGCTCTTCTCCACCGCGATCCTCTCCATGCAGCGGGAGTCGGTCTTCGTCAAGCGGTACAACGAGGGGATGCGGAAGACGGAATACTGGGAACCGATGTACGAGGATTCCATGAACCTTTTGGCGAGGCTCCCCGAGATCGCCGCCTACATCTACCGGATGAAATACCGCAGCGACACGCCGATCGGCCCGGACCGCAGCCTCGACATGGGGGCGAACTTCGCCCAGATGATGGGATTCCCCGAGCCCTATGACGACGTCGCGCGGATGTACTTCGTCATCCACTCCGATCACGAGGTCGGGAACGCCTCGGCGCACACGGTGCACCTCGTCGCCTCGACGCTGTCGGACGCCTACTACGCCTTCTCCGCGGGGATGAACAGCCTGGCCGGGCCGCTCCACGGGCTCGCCAACCAGGAGGTCCTCATGTGGGTCCAGGGCGTGATGAAGGAGATGGGAGGGAAGCTCCCCACAAAGGACCAGCTCAAGAAGTTCCTGTGGGACACCCTGAACGCCGGACGGGTCATCCCCGGCTACGGCCACGCGGTGCTTCGCCGGACCGACCCGAGGTACACCGCCCAGATGGAGTTCTGCCAGAAAAACCTGCCGGACTTCCCGATGTTCCAGCTCACGAACCTGATCTACCAGGTGGCGCCGGGCGTCCTGCGGGAGCACGGGAAGGCGAAGAACCCCTGGCCGAACGTCGATGCGCAGTCCGGCGTCATCCAGTGGTACTACGGACTCACGGAATACGACTTCTACACCGTCCTGTTCGGCGTGGGCCGGGCGCTCGGCACCCTTGCGAACGTCACGTGGGACCGGGCGCTGGGATATCCGCTGGAGCGGCCGAAGTCCGTCACCACGGAGATGCTCGAGCAGTGGGCGGCCGAGGGCGGCCGGCAGATGGCTTAG
- the flgB gene encoding flagellar basal body rod protein FlgB yields MSDIFKTLEGQLRASNLRHGVIASNIANVDTPGYQARDVKFNAALNEATIELRSTQEGHMAPAGQAPGGSVETEQRQPWGDRNNVELDMEVAKMTENAVFFQAATTLLTKNIQMYKAALRRS; encoded by the coding sequence ATGAGCGACATTTTCAAGACACTCGAAGGGCAGCTCCGGGCGTCGAACCTGCGCCACGGAGTGATCGCTTCCAATATCGCCAACGTGGATACCCCGGGCTACCAGGCCCGGGACGTCAAGTTCAACGCCGCCCTGAACGAGGCGACCATCGAGCTGAGGAGCACCCAGGAGGGCCACATGGCTCCTGCCGGGCAGGCTCCCGGAGGCTCCGTCGAGACGGAGCAGCGGCAGCCGTGGGGCGACCGCAACAACGTCGAGCTCGACATGGAAGTCGCGAAGATGACCGAAAACGCAGTCTTTTTCCAGGCCGCCACGACGCTGCTCACCAAGAACATCCAGATGTACAAGGCGGCCCTCAGGAGGTCCTGA
- a CDS encoding sigma-54 dependent transcriptional regulator translates to MQSVLIIDDSDDIRFLLTDFLKNEGFETAEAKDGEAGLELLRRQKFDLFLVDLVMPGKGGCDVLREVKELSLGVPAIVITGNGSIGSAVDAMRLGAFDYVEKPFNLEALKIVIERALSHQRLQKENATLRKQLSDKYDFRNFIGNSPRMQSLYRILEKISDTDSTILITGESGTGKELVAKTIHYNSSRAEHPFVPINCGAIPHDLLESELFGHEKGAFTGAINTRVGRFELANFGTIFLDEIAELPISLQVKLLRVVQEREFERIGGARTIKVNVRILAATNRELEKAVHDGRFREDLYYRLNVIPLHMPPLRERDDDVLLLFDHFMGVFCGRRRRPVLKVDPEARRILMSYRWPGNVRELENAVERMVILNESGIIGVEDLPEHIRRSSGADGAAGLSLAAPLKPELPARASWTEAGINLNAVLGDLERTLILQALDKSGGVKNKAALLLGLNRTTLLEKIKKMGLSTTASVL, encoded by the coding sequence ATGCAGTCCGTCCTCATCATCGACGACAGCGATGACATCCGTTTCCTCCTGACCGATTTTCTCAAGAACGAGGGGTTCGAAACGGCCGAGGCGAAGGACGGGGAAGCGGGGCTGGAACTGCTCCGGCGCCAGAAGTTCGACCTCTTCCTGGTCGACCTCGTGATGCCCGGCAAGGGGGGGTGCGACGTCCTCCGGGAGGTGAAGGAGCTGTCCCTCGGCGTTCCCGCGATCGTCATCACGGGGAACGGCTCGATCGGCTCGGCCGTGGACGCGATGCGGCTGGGCGCCTTCGATTACGTCGAGAAGCCGTTCAACCTCGAGGCGCTCAAGATCGTGATCGAGCGCGCCCTCTCCCACCAGCGTCTCCAGAAGGAGAACGCGACTCTGAGGAAGCAGCTCTCCGACAAGTACGATTTCCGCAACTTCATCGGCAACTCCCCTCGGATGCAGTCCCTCTACCGGATCCTGGAGAAGATCTCCGACACCGACAGCACGATCCTCATCACGGGGGAGAGCGGGACGGGGAAGGAACTCGTCGCAAAGACGATCCATTACAACAGCTCCCGCGCGGAGCATCCCTTCGTCCCGATCAACTGCGGAGCGATCCCCCACGACCTCCTCGAGTCGGAGCTGTTCGGGCACGAGAAGGGCGCTTTCACGGGGGCGATCAACACGCGCGTCGGGCGGTTCGAGCTGGCGAACTTCGGGACGATCTTCCTCGACGAGATCGCCGAGCTCCCCATCTCCCTCCAGGTCAAGCTGCTGCGGGTCGTGCAGGAGCGGGAGTTCGAGCGGATCGGCGGCGCGCGGACCATCAAGGTGAACGTGCGGATCCTCGCCGCGACGAACCGGGAGCTCGAGAAGGCCGTGCACGACGGCAGGTTCCGGGAGGACCTCTATTACCGGCTGAACGTGATCCCCCTGCACATGCCCCCCTTGAGGGAGCGGGACGACGACGTCCTGCTGCTCTTCGATCACTTCATGGGCGTGTTCTGCGGCAGGAGAAGGCGCCCCGTCCTCAAGGTCGATCCCGAGGCGCGCCGGATCCTCATGAGCTACCGCTGGCCCGGCAACGTCCGGGAGCTCGAGAACGCGGTGGAGCGGATGGTCATCCTCAACGAGAGCGGCATCATCGGCGTCGAGGACCTGCCGGAGCATATCCGCAGGTCGTCCGGGGCGGACGGCGCGGCGGGCCTCTCCCTGGCCGCCCCCCTGAAGCCGGAGCTCCCGGCCCGGGCTTCCTGGACGGAGGCGGGGATCAACCTGAACGCCGTGCTCGGAGACCTGGAGAGGACCCTCATCCTGCAGGCGCTCGATAAGTCGGGCGGGGTGAAGAACAAGGCCGCCCTGCTGCTCGGACTGAACCGGACGACCCTGCTGGAGAAGATCAAGAAGATGGGACTCTCGACGACCGCGTCAGTTCTCTGA
- a CDS encoding tetratricopeptide repeat protein, with protein sequence MARFLLIFLVLAAFPGPSPAATPAVPVPPGPLSEALSLVESKKLPEAMKILGSLRPGFDELGPYHYVRALAFSAAGNPQEAAWSYRRAAIYSVAPVVKEAALFRAAETEFGMGCFIETKSDCRIFLKKYPDSRLAGKARILLGRSLSAIGRHREAVREFEQADGSAEALYGKANALQRMGNTGDAVRAYAAAVAADERFPLSSDETRLWMGENLRRTGAREPAKDFLRKVADPANKDYAAFGLAEIAAEESRHDEAVKLFGAVVPSRDRKLGRTALLRISDVEAASGKPREAAGRLQEIVDKYPFTPEYDQAMLRLARLRAKANDPSAALAFYAKLVLRPSTARREALDGIEGILLTGREKGAAHLAALWNAGGRWLLDSTREPALVAIAEALRGSGKPYQDLVRWLSRYGSAPVRPKYLVARSRLHAEAGDVAGLRECLQGLRSLRATGDDVSRAEAYLRYAEKDYPGAADALLSMRRLEEDDLSLLGDVLPYAEELKKAIAAVEAGIARSGAPARVLGRLADILHDEGRRTESIRYYRMAAEKDPENEWPFYRLAVLLGKDGGEEYRKRIRKDPALVRMANAAWKERELDAR encoded by the coding sequence ATGGCCCGGTTTCTCCTGATATTCCTCGTTCTCGCCGCGTTTCCGGGGCCGTCTCCGGCGGCAACCCCCGCGGTGCCGGTGCCTCCCGGCCCCCTGTCGGAAGCGCTTTCCCTGGTGGAATCGAAAAAGCTCCCCGAAGCGATGAAAATCCTCGGGTCGCTCCGGCCGGGATTCGACGAACTGGGGCCTTATCATTACGTCCGGGCGCTCGCCTTCTCCGCGGCAGGGAACCCGCAGGAAGCCGCCTGGAGCTATCGCCGCGCCGCGATCTACTCCGTCGCCCCCGTCGTCAAGGAGGCCGCGCTCTTCCGGGCCGCCGAGACGGAATTCGGGATGGGGTGCTTCATCGAAACGAAGTCCGACTGCCGCATCTTCCTAAAGAAATATCCCGACTCCCGCCTTGCCGGGAAGGCGCGCATCCTGCTGGGGCGGAGCCTGTCCGCGATCGGCCGGCACCGCGAGGCGGTCCGGGAGTTCGAGCAGGCGGACGGTTCCGCCGAGGCGCTGTACGGGAAGGCGAACGCCCTCCAGAGGATGGGGAACACGGGGGATGCCGTGCGGGCGTACGCCGCGGCGGTGGCCGCAGACGAGCGCTTCCCGCTCTCCTCCGACGAAACCCGCCTGTGGATGGGGGAGAACCTGCGCCGGACGGGCGCGCGGGAGCCGGCGAAGGATTTCCTGCGGAAGGTCGCGGACCCGGCGAACAAGGACTACGCCGCGTTCGGCCTGGCGGAAATCGCCGCGGAGGAATCGAGGCACGACGAGGCGGTCAAGCTGTTCGGCGCGGTGGTTCCGTCCCGCGACCGGAAGCTGGGCAGGACCGCGCTGCTGCGGATCTCGGACGTGGAGGCGGCTTCGGGGAAGCCCCGGGAGGCGGCCGGGCGGCTCCAGGAGATCGTGGACAAGTACCCGTTCACGCCGGAGTACGACCAGGCGATGCTGCGGCTCGCGCGGCTTCGCGCCAAGGCGAACGATCCTTCCGCGGCGCTGGCGTTCTACGCGAAGCTCGTGCTGCGCCCCTCGACCGCGCGCCGGGAAGCCTTGGACGGGATCGAGGGGATCCTGCTGACCGGGCGGGAGAAGGGGGCCGCGCACCTGGCCGCCCTATGGAACGCCGGGGGGCGGTGGCTTCTGGACTCCACGAGGGAACCGGCTCTCGTCGCGATCGCGGAGGCGCTCCGCGGGAGCGGGAAACCTTACCAGGACCTCGTCCGGTGGCTTTCCCGGTACGGATCCGCACCGGTCCGCCCGAAATACCTGGTCGCCCGGTCGCGGCTGCACGCGGAGGCGGGAGACGTCGCCGGGCTGCGCGAGTGCCTGCAGGGGCTGAGGAGCCTCCGCGCGACGGGAGACGACGTGTCGCGCGCCGAGGCGTACCTGCGGTACGCGGAGAAGGATTACCCGGGAGCCGCCGACGCGCTCCTGTCGATGCGCCGGCTCGAGGAGGACGACCTGTCGCTTTTGGGCGACGTCCTTCCGTACGCGGAGGAACTGAAGAAGGCGATCGCCGCCGTCGAGGCCGGGATCGCCCGGTCGGGCGCGCCCGCCCGCGTCCTCGGGCGCCTCGCGGACATCCTGCACGACGAGGGACGCCGAACCGAATCGATCCGGTATTACCGGATGGCCGCGGAGAAGGACCCGGAGAACGAGTGGCCGTTCTATCGGCTCGCCGTCCTCCTCGGAAAGGACGGGGGGGAGGAATACAGGAAGAGGATCCGCAAGGATCCCGCGCTGGTCCGGATGGCCAACGCGGCCTGGAAGGAGCGGGAGCTGGATGCGAGATGA
- a CDS encoding ATP-binding protein gives MRDDAGIDSDRIRSLSEAFSSFTAASGLLERAYGELQEKVRYLTVELEERNAQLRERNAQLKAALADAESAKDGMRELEAQAERNRRLIRMGEMAAKIVHEIRSPLCSIELYATMLESELGDGEASRLSRGISSGILGVNNILTNMLLFARQRKPAMIRANPAAVVGEALCLLEPMVGPRGILLERDAGEAPPLDGDPELLKQALLNIALNAVQATPGGGRVRVAVRNEGGGAVIAVSDEGEGIPEENLERIFDPFFSTKAKGTGLGLAIASRIMEAHGGFIRVRSAPGRGSAFELHFPPAGTRKEAAV, from the coding sequence ATGCGAGATGACGCCGGGATCGACTCCGACCGGATCCGGTCGTTAAGCGAGGCCTTCTCCTCGTTCACGGCCGCGTCGGGACTCCTCGAGCGGGCTTACGGGGAGCTGCAGGAGAAAGTCCGGTACCTGACGGTGGAGCTCGAGGAGCGGAACGCCCAGCTCAGGGAGCGGAACGCCCAGCTCAAGGCGGCGCTGGCCGACGCGGAGTCGGCGAAGGACGGAATGAGGGAGCTCGAGGCGCAGGCCGAGCGGAACCGGCGGCTGATCCGGATGGGCGAGATGGCGGCAAAGATCGTTCACGAGATCCGCAGCCCGCTCTGCAGCATCGAGCTCTACGCCACGATGCTCGAGAGCGAGCTCGGCGACGGGGAGGCCTCCCGGCTTTCCCGGGGGATCTCGAGCGGCATCCTTGGCGTGAACAACATCCTCACGAACATGCTCCTGTTCGCGCGGCAGCGAAAGCCGGCGATGATCCGGGCGAACCCGGCCGCCGTCGTCGGCGAGGCGCTGTGCCTCCTGGAGCCGATGGTCGGGCCGCGGGGGATCCTGCTCGAGCGGGACGCCGGCGAGGCGCCGCCGCTCGACGGCGATCCGGAGCTCCTCAAGCAGGCGCTGCTGAACATCGCGCTCAACGCGGTGCAGGCCACGCCCGGCGGGGGGAGGGTCCGGGTGGCCGTGCGGAACGAGGGCGGCGGAGCGGTCATCGCGGTGTCCGACGAGGGCGAGGGGATCCCGGAGGAGAACCTCGAGCGGATCTTCGATCCGTTCTTCAGCACGAAAGCGAAGGGGACCGGGCTGGGGCTGGCGATCGCGTCGCGGATCATGGAGGCGCACGGCGGATTCATCCGGGTCCGGAGCGCCCCGGGCCGGGGGAGCGCGTTCGAGCTCCACTTCCCCCCCGCCGGGACGCGGAAGGAGGCCGCCGTTTGA
- a CDS encoding flagellar hook-basal body complex protein FliE: MTDMRIQGIGGAGIPAVAGSAAKGGAAGFDRMLEDALGKISQVQKDSETAVRELTSGGDVTSAMIAMERADM; encoded by the coding sequence ATGACGGACATGCGGATCCAGGGGATCGGGGGCGCCGGGATCCCGGCGGTAGCGGGTAGCGCCGCCAAGGGGGGCGCCGCGGGGTTCGACCGGATGCTGGAGGACGCCCTCGGGAAGATCTCCCAGGTGCAGAAGGACTCGGAGACGGCGGTCCGGGAGCTCACCTCCGGGGGGGACGTCACTTCCGCCATGATCGCGATGGAGCGCGCGGACATGA
- the flgC gene encoding flagellar basal body rod protein FlgC: MNSFDVLTISGSALEAQRRRMNVIASNLANAQSTRTEEGGPYKRQDVVFSSVALEANSAELKGVKVADIVTDGKPPRQVYDPGHPDADTEGFVQMPDINAMEEMVNMMMAFRAYEASVATYNAAKTMMLKSLELGRA, translated from the coding sequence ATGAATTCGTTCGACGTCCTCACGATCAGCGGCTCGGCGCTCGAGGCGCAGCGGCGGCGGATGAACGTCATCGCCTCGAACCTGGCCAACGCGCAATCGACGCGGACCGAGGAAGGCGGGCCGTACAAGCGGCAGGACGTCGTCTTCTCCTCCGTGGCGCTCGAAGCGAATTCCGCGGAGCTGAAGGGTGTCAAGGTTGCCGACATCGTGACCGACGGAAAACCGCCCAGGCAGGTCTACGATCCCGGCCACCCCGACGCGGACACGGAGGGGTTCGTGCAGATGCCGGATATCAACGCGATGGAGGAGATGGTCAACATGATGATGGCCTTCCGCGCCTACGAGGCCTCCGTCGCGACGTACAACGCGGCAAAGACCATGATGCTCAAGTCGCTCGAGCTCGGGAGGGCGTGA
- a CDS encoding sigma-54 dependent transcriptional regulator: protein MKPVLVVDDDPQMREALKEAIRRIGHGADVCENGLEALGRIARTGYSLVVTDMKMPGMDGLALLREIRRRSPSQPVLVITGHGTVENAVETMREGATNYLLKPFSFDSLKKAVEAVMARPSSTRGIRTADPGMEKVLNLARNIAASDISVLVHGESGTGKELLARYVHESGRRAERPFVAVNCGAIPENLMESELFGHEKGAFTGAAERRKGKIEFAAGGTILLDEIGEMPLSLQPKLLRALQEREIDRVGGKEPVPVDVRVIATTNRDLQKECREGRFREDLYYRLNVFPLRIPPLRERPADIPLLAAHFAEKFSAAEGKPGKGFTEEGMAMLKSRPWRGNVRELENVIRRAVLLCSGDAIGAGDLLFDDPSEPAGFNGKIRDMEKEMILRTLKEVDGNKARAAAILGVTVRTIRNKLNEYGR, encoded by the coding sequence TTGAAGCCTGTCCTCGTCGTGGACGACGACCCCCAGATGCGCGAAGCGTTGAAGGAGGCGATCCGCAGGATCGGCCACGGAGCGGACGTCTGCGAAAACGGCCTGGAGGCGCTGGGGCGGATCGCCCGGACCGGATATTCCCTCGTCGTGACCGACATGAAGATGCCGGGGATGGACGGCCTGGCGCTCCTGCGGGAGATCCGGCGCCGCTCCCCGAGCCAGCCGGTCCTGGTCATCACCGGGCACGGCACGGTCGAGAACGCCGTCGAGACGATGCGGGAGGGCGCGACGAACTACCTCCTGAAGCCCTTCTCCTTCGATTCGCTGAAAAAGGCCGTGGAGGCCGTGATGGCGCGGCCGAGCTCGACCCGCGGGATCCGCACCGCCGACCCGGGGATGGAGAAGGTCCTCAACCTGGCGCGCAACATCGCGGCAAGCGACATCTCCGTGCTCGTCCACGGGGAAAGCGGCACCGGCAAGGAGCTGCTCGCCCGCTATGTCCACGAGTCCGGCCGGCGCGCGGAGCGCCCCTTCGTCGCCGTCAACTGCGGCGCCATCCCGGAGAACCTGATGGAGTCCGAGCTGTTCGGGCACGAGAAGGGGGCGTTCACCGGCGCCGCGGAGCGCAGGAAGGGGAAGATCGAGTTCGCCGCCGGCGGGACGATCCTGCTCGACGAGATCGGCGAGATGCCGCTCTCCCTCCAGCCGAAGCTGCTGCGGGCGCTGCAGGAGCGGGAGATCGACCGGGTCGGCGGCAAGGAGCCGGTCCCGGTGGACGTCCGCGTGATCGCGACGACGAACCGGGACCTCCAGAAGGAGTGCAGGGAAGGCCGTTTCCGGGAGGACCTGTATTACCGGCTCAACGTGTTCCCGCTCCGGATCCCCCCCCTGCGGGAGCGCCCCGCGGACATCCCGCTGCTGGCGGCGCACTTCGCGGAAAAATTTTCCGCGGCCGAGGGGAAGCCGGGGAAGGGGTTCACGGAGGAGGGGATGGCGATGCTCAAGAGCCGCCCCTGGCGGGGGAACGTCCGGGAGCTGGAAAACGTCATCCGCCGGGCCGTGCTCCTCTGCTCCGGCGACGCCATCGGGGCAGGGGATCTCCTGTTCGACGATCCGTCGGAACCTGCCGGATTCAATGGAAAAATTCGCGACATGGAGAAGGAGATGATCCTTCGGACCCTGAAGGAGGTCGACGGGAACAAGGCCCGGGCGGCGGCGATCCTCGGCGTCACGGTCCGGACGATCCGCAACAAGCTCAACGAGTACGGCCGCTGA